CCGTCGGCTTGTTCGGCCTGGCGACGGTCGTTTTCGGCATCTCGCGCTCGTTCTGGCTTACCTTCGCCTTCCTTGCCGTCACCGGCGCGACCGACATGATCAGTATGGTCGTGCGCAACACCGCCCGCCAACTGCAGACTCCGGACGAAATGCGCGGCCGGATGGTCAGCCTGAACATGATCTTCTTCCAGGGCGGGCCGCAGCTGGGCGAGTTCCAAGCCGGAGAGCCGTGGCCGACTGGCTGGGCGCTCCGGCCTCGGTCGTGCTGGGCGGGCTGGGGAGCCTTTTGGCCACCGTCTGGGTCGCCGCTGCGACGCCGGAACTGCGGAAATATAACGGGTAAGATTTCCCCCAAAAAGAAGCTCCACAAAACATCCAGTAATCCTCCACCGTCAAGCGCTGACGTTCGTTTCCTAATACAATTTGTTTAAGTGTCTGATTTTAAGGAATGCCAAGTGGAATCCATAGAGGGAAACATGAAACCAACATGTTCTTTCCGGTCGGCCGCTTTTGCGACGGTGATCCTCCTTCTCGCCTCCGGCTGCGTTTCCTCCGGCATTTTCACGGTCAACAACTCCGCGGATTCCGGCGACCTCTCCCCCGGCGACGGGAAATGCCAGGCGGCGGAGGGCGCGGCCGTGTGCACCCTGCGCGCGGCGATGGAGGAAGCCAACGCGCTGGCAGGAATCCAGACCATTCTCTTCAACCTCCCCGACGGGGATACGGTGATCTACCCGGTTACCGCCCTGCCGGAAATCACCGACGGGGTGATTATCGACGGCACCTCGCAGCCCACGTTCGACGGAGGCAAACCGGTCATCCGGGTGGACGGGTCCTCCCTGGGCGCGGGTCCAGCGGTGAGCGGATTCATTAACGCCGCCGGCGTCAGCGCCACGATCCAGGGTCTGCAGATCCTGCGCTTCTCCAACCACGGGATCGAGAACTACGGGAACCTCACCCTGGATCATTTGGAAATCGCCGTCAACCAGGCCAGCGGGATCCAATCGTTCATCGCCGCCGGAAACATCGACATCACGCTGACAAATTCCACCGTGTTTGAAAACGTCGGCCCGGGAGTCAACGGGACCAACACCACCTTCACCATGGATTACGTCACCATAGACCGGAACACCGGCGGCGGCCTGCGGCTGACGGGCGGATCGCTCGATCTTAACCACGGCGGAGTCGCCGACAACGCCGTCTTCTCCGACGGCGGCGGGATTTACCTTTCCATGGCCGGCAATCCGGACATCCGCAACACGACGATCGAAGGAAACACCAGCGGACAGAACGGGGGCGGGCTGTATCTGTGGGGATTGCCGGGCACGATGCTGATTATGGAAAACTGCACCTTCGACGGCAACTACGGGTACGACGGCGGCGGAATCTACATCGACGCCGGCACCTCGCACCTGGCGGCCAGCACGCTGATCAACAACCGCGCCAAGCGCCACGGCGGCGGCGTGTTCGTCAACGACAACAACAACCCGGCGTTTTGGGTTGAAGAAGGAACCGTCATCGGCCGGATCGGCGAAGGCAACATCGCCTCTTCCGCGCCCGCGGCCGGCGGCCTGGGCGGCGGAATCTACAACACCAAGCAATTGAACATCTCCGAATCCTCGATCGAAGGCAACACCGGCGACGGAATCTACAGCGAGCAGGGGAACCTGATCCTCCATAACAGCGTGATCCGCAGCAATACCCGGAACGGGATCATCTCCTACAATGCCGGAGTCGGTTCCCCCGCTACGACGTCGGTGCACATCGAAGACACCCAAATCCGAGAGAATGCCGGAACAGGCCTCGCCGAAACCGGCGGCGCGTTGACGATGGAAAGGGCAGTAATTCAGGCCAATCACGCAGGCGGATTGCGGTTGAGCGGGGTTAACCTGTCAATCGCCGACAGCACGGTATCGGAGAATACCAACAGCGGGCCCGGCGGCGGTTTGTGGGCCGAGCTTTGCAACGGCACCTTAGAAAATTCCACCTTCACCGAAAACATAT
This portion of the Anaerolineales bacterium genome encodes:
- a CDS encoding MFS transporter, whose amino-acid sequence is MFGLATVVFGISRSFWLTFAFLAVTGATDMISMVVRNTARQLQTPDEMRGRMVSLNMIFFQGGPQLGEFQAGEPWPTGWALRPRSCWAGWGAFWPPSGSPLRRRNCGNITGKISPKKKLHKTSSNPPPSSADVRFLIQFV